The Apostichopus japonicus isolate 1M-3 chromosome 20, ASM3797524v1, whole genome shotgun sequence genome contains a region encoding:
- the LOC139961664 gene encoding uncharacterized protein → MTPFNYFLMPVRDKMKSSSAEQDIDEGAESSTNSARDWRPSSTTNQPTTDTSSFSVSPDVDPQTSKLPCHELPDLTASSEKIVAALSYGDAENHAYTIWRHLRTSPNSKDQIHVDNMLDGLDILGARDKPAYCRLVQRLAERMLPYCLDCLQEYHKPRLKVDESASSHSHVPLDQKSYNIIRLIWIMCLYTPALNRITNSVYQLYPSLTYLLHKCHRRLRRLTAGTCDTSTSGGDSRDTSSGSGGVDITLTEENLCGFMVSILSILYNTLYSSKSYQTAAVMHDAGLLNVVAVVLRKTRNVTTGEVCLRIMDISADYGGVAIQTVLRDLQVMRDASNLWHYLLKKNMVSKTGFQIAELISRLGETLRQGARGYAGGSGLGLAQSRCGCKEPSLRRHALFRNISLTNPNHWCSSPLCGDSERVAGRKFRLCAKCRLCMYCSEGCQEFHWNQWHRSECSAWSTHVDRTTSEDATTPDENHNSSSIADSVFM, encoded by the coding sequence ATGACACCTTTCAACTACTTTTTGATGCCAGTCAGAGATAAGATGAAATCAAGCTCTGCTGAGCAGGACATCGACGAAGGTGCAGAGTCGTCGACGAATTCGGCTCGTGATTGGCGGCCATCTTCCACAACTAACCAACCGACTACAGATACATCTTCCTTCTCGGTATCTCCAGATGTTGATCCGCAGACATCTAAACTACCTTGTCACGAACTCCCAGATCTAACAGCATCCTCGGAGAAAATAGTCGCCGCATTAAGTTACGGAGACGCCGAAAACCATGCTTATACTATATGGAGGCATCTACGTACCTCTCCTAATTCGAAAGACCAGATTCATGTGGATAACATGCTAGATGGTTTGGACATTCTTGGCGCCAGAGACAAACCTGCTTACTGTAGACTCGTTCAGAGATTAGCGGAGAGAATGTTGCCTTACTGCTTAGATTGCTTACAAGAATATCACAAACCGAGGCTTAAAGTAGACGAAAGCGCATCATCACATTCTCACGTGCCTTTGGATCAAAAAAGTTATAACATTATTCGATTAATTTGGATTATGTGCCTATACACACCCGCCCTCAATCGTATTACCAATTCTGTTTATCAGCTTTACCCATCCCTTACTTATCTATTACACAAATGTCACAGACGTTTACGACGGCTGACGGCGGGAACGTGCGATACTTCCACGTCAGGTGGGGACTCACGTGATACGTCGTCAGGGAGCGGCGGAGTAGACATTACTCTCACTGAGGAAAATCTATGTGGCTTTATGGTTTCTATACTTAGCATTCTTTACAATACTCTATACTCTTCCAAATCGTATCAAACGGCAGCTGTTATGCACGACGCCGGCCTTTTAAATGTGGTCGCGGTCGTGCTGCGTAAAACGAGAAACGTCACGACCGGGGAGGTTTGCCTCAGGATTATGGATATCTCCGCCGACTACGGAGGCGTCGCCATCCAAACAGTACTTCGCGATCTCCAGGTTATGCGTGACGCTTCGAACCTTTGGCATTATCTACTTAAGAAGAACATGGTATCGAAAACTGGCTTCCAAATAGCCGAGCTCATTTCTAGACTAGGGGAGACATTAAGACAGGGTGCACGTGGGTACGCTGGTGGCAGCGGTCTCGGGTTAGCTCAGTCAAGATGCGGATGCAAGGAACCTTCTTTGAGGCGTCATGCTCTCTTCCGAAATATTAGTTTAACAAATCCAAATCATTGGTGTTCCTCACCTCTCTGTGGGGATTCCGAACGAGTAGCAGGGAGAAAGTTCCGGTTGTGCGCAAAGTGCagattatgtatgtattgtagCGAAGGTTGCCAGGAGTTTCATTGGAATCAGTGGCATAGATCAGAATGTTCTGCCTGGAGTACGCACGTCGACCGTACCACCTCGGAAGATGCAACGACACCTGACGAAAACCATAACTCATCTAGCATCGCCGACTCTGTGTTTATGTGA